A window from Strix uralensis isolate ZFMK-TIS-50842 chromosome 15, bStrUra1, whole genome shotgun sequence encodes these proteins:
- the IPO7 gene encoding importin-7 isoform X1, giving the protein MDPNTIIEALRGTMDPALREAAERQLNEAHKSVNFVSTLLQITMSEQLDLPVRQAGVIYLKNMITQYWPDRETAPGEIPPYSIPEEDRHCIRENIVEAIIHSPELIRVQLTTCIHHIIKHDYPSRWTAVVEKIGFYLQSDNSACWLGILLCLYQLVKNYEYKKPEERSPLIAAMQHFLPVLKDSFIQLLSDPSDQSVLIQKQIFKIFYALVQYTLPLELINQQNLTEWIEILKTVVDRDVPTETLQVDEDDRPELPWWKCKKWALHILARLFERYGSPGNVSKEYNEFAEVFLKAFAVGVQQVLLKVLYQYKEKQYMAPRVLQQTLNYINQGVSHAVTWKNLKPHIQGIIQDVIFPLMCYTDADEELWQEDPYEYIRMKFDVFEDFISPTTAAQTLLFTSCSKRKEVLQKTMGFCYQILTEPNADPRKKDGALHMIGSLAEILLKKKIYKDQMEYMLQNHVFPLFSSELGYMRARACWVLHYFCEVKFKSDQNLQTALELTRRCLIDDREMPVKVEAAIALQVLISNQEKAKEYITPFIRPVMQALLHIIRETENDDLTNVIQKMICEYSEEVTPIAVEMTQHLAMTFNQVIQTGPDEEGSDDKAVTAMGILNTIDTLLSVVEDHKEITQQLEGICLQVIGTVLQQHVLEFYEEIFSLAHSLTCQQVSAQMWQLLPLVFEVFQQDGFDYFTDMMPLLHNYVTVDTDTLLSDTKYLEMIYSMCKKVLTGVAGEDAECHAAKLLEVIILQCKGRGIDQCIPLFVEAALERLTREVKTSELRTMCLQVAIAALYYNPHLLLNTLENLRFPNNVEPVTNHFITQWLNDVDCFLGLHDRKMCVLGLCALIDLEQIPQVLNQVAGQILPAFILLFNGLKRAYACHAEHDNDSDDDDEAEEDEETEELGSDEDDIDEDGQEYLEILAKQAGEDGDDEDWEEDDAEETALEGYSTIIDDEDNPIDEYQIFKTIFQTIQNRNPVWYQALTQGLNEEQRKQLQDIATLADQRRAAHESKMIEKHGGYKFNAPVVPTSFNFGGPAPGMN; this is encoded by the exons GCTCATAAGTCAGTGAACTTTGTTTCAACTCTGCTTCAGATCACTATGTCCGAGCAACTGGATTTACCAGTGAGACAGGCAG GAGTTATCTACTTGAAAAATATGATAACCCAGTATTGGCCAGATCGTGAAACTGCACCAGGAGAGATTCCACCTTACTCCATCCCAGAAGAAGATAGACACTGTATTCGTGAAAATATTGTAGAAGCCATTATTCACTCACCTGAGCTGATCAG AGTACAGCTTACTACTTGCATTCACCATATTATCAAGCATGATTATCCTAGTCGCTGGACTGCAGTTGTGGAGAAAATTGGATTTTATCTGCAGTCTGACAACAGTGCTTGTTGGCTTGGAATTCTTCTTTGTCTTTATCAACTTGTGAAAAACTATGA GTACAAGAAACCAGAGGAACGGAGTCCTTTAATAGCTGCAATGCAACATTTTCTACCAGTTCTGAAGGATAGTTTCATTCAGCTCTTGAGTGATCCATCTGATCAGTCTGTCCTCATCCAAAAACagatcttcaaaatattttatgccCTTGTccag tACACATTACCTTTGGAGTTGATAAATCAGCAAAACCTGACTGAATGGATAGAAATCCTGAAGACTGTTGTCGATAGGGATGTACCAACT GAAACCCTTCAAGTTGATGAAGATGATAGACCTGAGTTGCCTTGGTGGAAATGCAAGAAGTGGGCTTTGCATATCTTAGCTAGACTTTTTGAGAG GTATGGAAGCCCTGGTAATGTTTCCAAGGAGTACAATGAGTTTGCTGAAGTGTTCCTGAAGGCATTTGCTGTTGGTGTTCAGCAA GTGTTGCTGAAGGTGTTGTATCAATACAAGGAGAAACAGTACATGGCTCCTAGAGTTCTGCAGCAAACACTGAATTACATCAATCAAGGAGTGTCACATGCAGTCACCTGGAAGAATCTGAAACCTCATATTCAA ggAATTATCCaagatgttatttttccattGATGTGCTATACAGATGCTGATGAAGAGCTTTGGCAAGAAGATCCATATGAATATATTCGCATGAAATTTG ATGTATTTGAGGACTTCATTTCTCCAACAACTGCTGCTCAGACGTTATTGTTTACATCATGTAGTAAGAGGAAAGAG GTCTTGCAGAAGACAATGGGCTTTTGTTATCAGATCCTTACTGAGCCAAATGCTGACCCTCGTAAGAAGGATGGTGCTTTACATATGATCGGTTCTCTGGCTGAAATTCTGCTAAAA AAGAAGATATATAAAGATCAGATGGAATATATGTTGCAGAATCACGTGTTCCCTCTCTTCAGCAGTGAGCTGGGTTACATGAGAGCACGG GCTTGTTGGgttcttcattatttttgtgaAGTCAAATTTAAGAGTGACCAGAATCTCCAGACAGCCTTAGAACTCACAAGACGGTGTCTGATAGATGATAGGGAAATGCCTGTGAAAGTGGAAGCTGCAATAGCACTTCAAGTTCTGATCAGTAATCAAGAGAAAG CTAAAGAATATATTACTCCATTTATTAGACCTGTAATGCAAGCTTTACTTCATATTATAAGAGAGACTGAAAATGATGATCTTACTAATGTGATTCAGAAAATGATCTGTGAATATAGTGAAGAAGTTACCCCAATTGCAGTAGAAATGACACAGCATCTG GCGATGACATTTAACCAGGTGATCCAGACTGGACCAGATGAGGAGGGCAGTGATGACAAAGCAGTGACAGCAATGGGAATCTTGAATACTATTGATACTCTTCTCAGTGTAGTTGAAGACCACAAGGAA ATTACCCAGCAGCTGGAAGGGATCTGTTTGCAAGTGATTGGAACAGTTTTGCAGCAGCATGTGTTAG AGTTCTATGAGGAGATCTTTTCATTGGCTCATAGTTTGACCTGTCAGCAAGTTTCTGCACAAATGTGGCAGCTTCTTCCTCTTGTTTTTGAAGTCTTTCAGCAGGATGGCTTTGATTATTTTACTG ACATGATGCCTCTCTTGCATAATTATGTTACTGTTGACACAGATACGCTTCTGTCAGACACAAAATACCTTGAAATGATCTATAGTATGTGCAAGAAG GTCCTTACAGGAGTTGCTGGAGAAGATGCAGAATGTCATGCAGCAAAGCTGTTAGAAGTAATAATTCTTCAGTGTAAAGGGCGTGGCATTGATCAG TGCATACCGTTATTTGTGGAAGCTGCATTAGAGAGATTAACCAGAGAAGTGAAAACAAGTGAACTGCGAACAATGTGCCTCCAGGTTGCCATAGCTGCTTTGTATTACAATCCTCATTTACTATTAAACACATTGGAAAATCTTCGTTTTCCCAATAATGTGGAGCCTGTCACTAATCACTTCATAACACAGTGGCTTAATGATGTGGACTGTTTCTTGGG ACTTCATGATAGAAAGATGTGTGTGCTTGGCTTGTGTGCTCTTATTGATCTGGAGCAAATACCACAGGTTTTAAATCAAGTTGCTGGCCAGATCCTGCCagcttttatccttttatttaatGGATTGAAAAGAGCATATGCCTGTCATGCAGAGCATGACAATGACagcgatgatgatgatgaagctGAAGAAGACGAGGAAACAG AGGAATTGGGGAGTGATGAAGATGACATTGATGAAGACGGTCAAGAATATCTAGAAATTCTAGCAAAACAGGCAGGTGAAGATGGAGATGATGAAGACTGGGAAGAAGATGATGCTGAAGAGACTGCTTTGGAAGGCTATTCCACAATTATTGATGATGAAGACAACCCTATTGATGAATATcagatatttaaaacaatttttcaga caATTCAGAACCGTAACCCTGTGTGGTACCAAGCTTTGACACAGGGTCTTaatgaagaacaaagaaaacaattgcAGGACATAGCAACTCTGGCAGATCAGAGGCGGGCAGCACATg aatcCAAAATGATTGAAAAGCATGGAGGATACAAATTCAATGCTCCAGTTGTGCCAACTTCATTTAATTTTGGAGGCCCTGCCCCAGGAATGAATTGA
- the IPO7 gene encoding importin-7 isoform X2: MITQYWPDRETAPGEIPPYSIPEEDRHCIRENIVEAIIHSPELIRVQLTTCIHHIIKHDYPSRWTAVVEKIGFYLQSDNSACWLGILLCLYQLVKNYEYKKPEERSPLIAAMQHFLPVLKDSFIQLLSDPSDQSVLIQKQIFKIFYALVQYTLPLELINQQNLTEWIEILKTVVDRDVPTETLQVDEDDRPELPWWKCKKWALHILARLFERYGSPGNVSKEYNEFAEVFLKAFAVGVQQVLLKVLYQYKEKQYMAPRVLQQTLNYINQGVSHAVTWKNLKPHIQGIIQDVIFPLMCYTDADEELWQEDPYEYIRMKFDVFEDFISPTTAAQTLLFTSCSKRKEVLQKTMGFCYQILTEPNADPRKKDGALHMIGSLAEILLKKKIYKDQMEYMLQNHVFPLFSSELGYMRARACWVLHYFCEVKFKSDQNLQTALELTRRCLIDDREMPVKVEAAIALQVLISNQEKAKEYITPFIRPVMQALLHIIRETENDDLTNVIQKMICEYSEEVTPIAVEMTQHLAMTFNQVIQTGPDEEGSDDKAVTAMGILNTIDTLLSVVEDHKEITQQLEGICLQVIGTVLQQHVLEFYEEIFSLAHSLTCQQVSAQMWQLLPLVFEVFQQDGFDYFTDMMPLLHNYVTVDTDTLLSDTKYLEMIYSMCKKVLTGVAGEDAECHAAKLLEVIILQCKGRGIDQCIPLFVEAALERLTREVKTSELRTMCLQVAIAALYYNPHLLLNTLENLRFPNNVEPVTNHFITQWLNDVDCFLGLHDRKMCVLGLCALIDLEQIPQVLNQVAGQILPAFILLFNGLKRAYACHAEHDNDSDDDDEAEEDEETEELGSDEDDIDEDGQEYLEILAKQAGEDGDDEDWEEDDAEETALEGYSTIIDDEDNPIDEYQIFKTIFQTIQNRNPVWYQALTQGLNEEQRKQLQDIATLADQRRAAHESKMIEKHGGYKFNAPVVPTSFNFGGPAPGMN, encoded by the exons ATGATAACCCAGTATTGGCCAGATCGTGAAACTGCACCAGGAGAGATTCCACCTTACTCCATCCCAGAAGAAGATAGACACTGTATTCGTGAAAATATTGTAGAAGCCATTATTCACTCACCTGAGCTGATCAG AGTACAGCTTACTACTTGCATTCACCATATTATCAAGCATGATTATCCTAGTCGCTGGACTGCAGTTGTGGAGAAAATTGGATTTTATCTGCAGTCTGACAACAGTGCTTGTTGGCTTGGAATTCTTCTTTGTCTTTATCAACTTGTGAAAAACTATGA GTACAAGAAACCAGAGGAACGGAGTCCTTTAATAGCTGCAATGCAACATTTTCTACCAGTTCTGAAGGATAGTTTCATTCAGCTCTTGAGTGATCCATCTGATCAGTCTGTCCTCATCCAAAAACagatcttcaaaatattttatgccCTTGTccag tACACATTACCTTTGGAGTTGATAAATCAGCAAAACCTGACTGAATGGATAGAAATCCTGAAGACTGTTGTCGATAGGGATGTACCAACT GAAACCCTTCAAGTTGATGAAGATGATAGACCTGAGTTGCCTTGGTGGAAATGCAAGAAGTGGGCTTTGCATATCTTAGCTAGACTTTTTGAGAG GTATGGAAGCCCTGGTAATGTTTCCAAGGAGTACAATGAGTTTGCTGAAGTGTTCCTGAAGGCATTTGCTGTTGGTGTTCAGCAA GTGTTGCTGAAGGTGTTGTATCAATACAAGGAGAAACAGTACATGGCTCCTAGAGTTCTGCAGCAAACACTGAATTACATCAATCAAGGAGTGTCACATGCAGTCACCTGGAAGAATCTGAAACCTCATATTCAA ggAATTATCCaagatgttatttttccattGATGTGCTATACAGATGCTGATGAAGAGCTTTGGCAAGAAGATCCATATGAATATATTCGCATGAAATTTG ATGTATTTGAGGACTTCATTTCTCCAACAACTGCTGCTCAGACGTTATTGTTTACATCATGTAGTAAGAGGAAAGAG GTCTTGCAGAAGACAATGGGCTTTTGTTATCAGATCCTTACTGAGCCAAATGCTGACCCTCGTAAGAAGGATGGTGCTTTACATATGATCGGTTCTCTGGCTGAAATTCTGCTAAAA AAGAAGATATATAAAGATCAGATGGAATATATGTTGCAGAATCACGTGTTCCCTCTCTTCAGCAGTGAGCTGGGTTACATGAGAGCACGG GCTTGTTGGgttcttcattatttttgtgaAGTCAAATTTAAGAGTGACCAGAATCTCCAGACAGCCTTAGAACTCACAAGACGGTGTCTGATAGATGATAGGGAAATGCCTGTGAAAGTGGAAGCTGCAATAGCACTTCAAGTTCTGATCAGTAATCAAGAGAAAG CTAAAGAATATATTACTCCATTTATTAGACCTGTAATGCAAGCTTTACTTCATATTATAAGAGAGACTGAAAATGATGATCTTACTAATGTGATTCAGAAAATGATCTGTGAATATAGTGAAGAAGTTACCCCAATTGCAGTAGAAATGACACAGCATCTG GCGATGACATTTAACCAGGTGATCCAGACTGGACCAGATGAGGAGGGCAGTGATGACAAAGCAGTGACAGCAATGGGAATCTTGAATACTATTGATACTCTTCTCAGTGTAGTTGAAGACCACAAGGAA ATTACCCAGCAGCTGGAAGGGATCTGTTTGCAAGTGATTGGAACAGTTTTGCAGCAGCATGTGTTAG AGTTCTATGAGGAGATCTTTTCATTGGCTCATAGTTTGACCTGTCAGCAAGTTTCTGCACAAATGTGGCAGCTTCTTCCTCTTGTTTTTGAAGTCTTTCAGCAGGATGGCTTTGATTATTTTACTG ACATGATGCCTCTCTTGCATAATTATGTTACTGTTGACACAGATACGCTTCTGTCAGACACAAAATACCTTGAAATGATCTATAGTATGTGCAAGAAG GTCCTTACAGGAGTTGCTGGAGAAGATGCAGAATGTCATGCAGCAAAGCTGTTAGAAGTAATAATTCTTCAGTGTAAAGGGCGTGGCATTGATCAG TGCATACCGTTATTTGTGGAAGCTGCATTAGAGAGATTAACCAGAGAAGTGAAAACAAGTGAACTGCGAACAATGTGCCTCCAGGTTGCCATAGCTGCTTTGTATTACAATCCTCATTTACTATTAAACACATTGGAAAATCTTCGTTTTCCCAATAATGTGGAGCCTGTCACTAATCACTTCATAACACAGTGGCTTAATGATGTGGACTGTTTCTTGGG ACTTCATGATAGAAAGATGTGTGTGCTTGGCTTGTGTGCTCTTATTGATCTGGAGCAAATACCACAGGTTTTAAATCAAGTTGCTGGCCAGATCCTGCCagcttttatccttttatttaatGGATTGAAAAGAGCATATGCCTGTCATGCAGAGCATGACAATGACagcgatgatgatgatgaagctGAAGAAGACGAGGAAACAG AGGAATTGGGGAGTGATGAAGATGACATTGATGAAGACGGTCAAGAATATCTAGAAATTCTAGCAAAACAGGCAGGTGAAGATGGAGATGATGAAGACTGGGAAGAAGATGATGCTGAAGAGACTGCTTTGGAAGGCTATTCCACAATTATTGATGATGAAGACAACCCTATTGATGAATATcagatatttaaaacaatttttcaga caATTCAGAACCGTAACCCTGTGTGGTACCAAGCTTTGACACAGGGTCTTaatgaagaacaaagaaaacaattgcAGGACATAGCAACTCTGGCAGATCAGAGGCGGGCAGCACATg aatcCAAAATGATTGAAAAGCATGGAGGATACAAATTCAATGCTCCAGTTGTGCCAACTTCATTTAATTTTGGAGGCCCTGCCCCAGGAATGAATTGA